A part of Myxococcus landrumus genomic DNA contains:
- a CDS encoding BamA/TamA family outer membrane protein, whose product MALSLLALIVVPLALTSAQAEPTPGTPVPVVASPSSEGPGEKTAPAEEVDEGSVPSQAPALSQGHYEEALIAESLARHGRALEPSPEGKVLAEVLIDTEEVVAESDPYPNFLNLFHVRTREEVVRREVLLVQGEPYSWQLADETARNLRGLRLFSVVRVVPVKGKTPGTVTLLVVTKDLWSLRLNSDFSAVGSLLQYLRLQGTEQNLLGRGKKLALDFTLRLDTLSFGQSFTDPRLLGSRWALTESVAIIIGRESGKAEGSRGSLSVSRPLFSLSTPWSMSTSVAWNVETNRIYRGADIWQLPFPDGEPVPYVYRTEEVAGSAAYTRSLGLRYKWNLSGGVGAYHYAYNPPSSSMLSEAQEDWFRRNYLPRAEDAGYVLMALRAFEARYEVLRDVDSYVLSEDYQMGHWVSATVRYAPPVFRDDAHFAEAGLAARYRWRWGEALTTVSAAGAIRRQLGEGAEWNNRHWAAELMQVSPKVLGGRFVARGLLDVNIDDLFDRITLLGGGNGLRGAPADEYSGKRMLLVNVEYRTAPVVIKTVHVGGVLFVDSGSAFNDRPDMVTSVGVGLRVLFPQFNVVPFRLDFGYVLNGDRPPIGSRFSFAGGQLTDLRPSFLDSPL is encoded by the coding sequence GTGGCCCTCTCCCTGCTGGCCCTCATCGTCGTTCCTCTCGCACTGACGTCGGCGCAGGCGGAGCCCACTCCTGGGACACCTGTCCCGGTGGTGGCGTCTCCCTCTTCGGAAGGACCTGGCGAAAAGACAGCTCCCGCGGAGGAGGTGGATGAGGGCTCGGTGCCTTCGCAGGCTCCGGCGCTCTCCCAGGGCCATTACGAGGAAGCGCTCATCGCCGAGTCGCTGGCCCGTCACGGACGCGCGTTGGAGCCGTCGCCCGAGGGCAAGGTGCTGGCGGAGGTGCTCATCGACACCGAAGAGGTGGTGGCCGAGAGCGACCCGTATCCGAACTTCCTCAACCTCTTCCACGTGCGCACGCGCGAGGAGGTCGTCCGCCGCGAGGTGTTGCTCGTCCAGGGGGAGCCCTACTCCTGGCAGCTCGCCGACGAGACGGCGCGCAACCTGCGGGGACTTCGCCTCTTCTCCGTCGTGCGTGTGGTCCCGGTGAAGGGGAAGACTCCTGGGACGGTGACGCTGCTGGTCGTCACGAAGGACCTCTGGTCGCTGCGGCTCAACAGCGACTTCTCCGCGGTGGGCTCGCTGCTGCAATACCTGCGGCTGCAAGGCACCGAGCAGAACCTCCTGGGCCGAGGCAAGAAGCTGGCCCTGGACTTCACCCTTCGCCTGGACACGCTGAGCTTCGGGCAGAGCTTCACGGACCCTCGGCTGTTGGGCAGTCGGTGGGCGCTGACCGAGTCTGTCGCCATCATCATCGGACGCGAGAGCGGCAAGGCGGAGGGCTCTCGCGGAAGCCTCTCCGTCAGCCGTCCGCTCTTCTCGCTCTCCACGCCGTGGAGCATGTCCACGTCCGTCGCGTGGAACGTGGAGACCAATCGCATCTACCGGGGCGCGGACATCTGGCAGCTCCCGTTCCCCGACGGTGAGCCCGTGCCGTATGTGTATCGGACGGAGGAGGTGGCGGGCTCGGCCGCGTACACGCGCTCGCTGGGGCTTCGCTACAAATGGAATCTCAGCGGTGGCGTGGGCGCGTACCACTACGCCTACAACCCACCGTCATCGTCGATGCTGAGCGAGGCCCAGGAGGATTGGTTTCGCCGCAACTACCTGCCGCGCGCGGAGGACGCGGGCTACGTCTTGATGGCCTTGCGCGCGTTCGAGGCGCGGTACGAGGTGCTTCGCGACGTGGACTCGTATGTCCTCTCCGAGGACTACCAGATGGGGCACTGGGTCTCCGCGACGGTGCGCTACGCGCCGCCCGTGTTCCGGGACGATGCCCACTTCGCGGAGGCGGGGCTCGCCGCGCGCTACCGCTGGCGATGGGGCGAGGCGCTCACCACGGTGTCCGCCGCGGGTGCCATCCGGCGGCAGTTGGGTGAGGGCGCGGAGTGGAACAATCGCCACTGGGCGGCGGAGTTGATGCAGGTGTCGCCCAAGGTGCTGGGCGGACGCTTCGTGGCGCGCGGGTTGTTGGATGTGAACATCGACGACCTGTTCGACCGCATCACCTTGCTCGGTGGTGGCAACGGTCTGCGCGGCGCGCCGGCGGATGAGTACTCCGGCAAGCGGATGCTGCTGGTGAACGTGGAGTACCGCACCGCGCCCGTGGTCATCAAAACCGTGCACGTGGGCGGGGTGCTCTTCGTCGACTCGGGCAGCGCGTTCAACGACAGGCCGGACATGGTGACGTCGGTGGGCGTGGGCCTGCGCGTGTTGTTCCCGCAGTTCAACGTCGTGCCCTTCCGCCTCGACTTCGGCTACGTGCTCAACGGAGACCGCCCGCCCATCGGCAGCCGGTTCTCGTTCGCGGGCGGCCAGCTCACGGACCTGCGGCCGAGCTTCCTGGATTCGCCCCTGTAG
- a CDS encoding UPF0489 family protein has product MKNDNNALRHLRLAGIIRLGLGGSRGPTDAYVFDPHRLALPAWVLALEEVGAPALLVTLDRHLDVVVPERPAAVPDVSAGLRALDEHARWELDVRNYDHILAAMEAGIVGDALLIARTRPRGAFAGDTYVDTRGRPHRLVAVSTVDRASEAWSHPAPGDAVRDVLEKAERVLLDVDLDCFTSLSDADPTTVLPWPRAIIREFLLPEGSEPFWDAVLKKTVALTLAREPHHCGGLLAGGALFQDAAEVLFRELLRVEPP; this is encoded by the coding sequence ATGAAGAACGACAACAACGCCCTGCGCCATCTGCGGCTCGCGGGCATCATCCGGCTGGGACTGGGGGGCAGCCGAGGCCCTACGGATGCGTATGTGTTCGACCCTCACCGGCTGGCCCTGCCCGCCTGGGTGCTCGCACTGGAGGAGGTGGGGGCGCCCGCCCTGCTGGTGACGCTCGACCGGCACCTGGACGTGGTGGTGCCCGAGCGGCCGGCGGCCGTGCCGGATGTCTCGGCGGGACTGCGGGCGCTGGACGAGCACGCCCGGTGGGAGCTCGATGTGCGCAACTACGACCACATCCTCGCGGCGATGGAGGCGGGGATTGTCGGAGATGCCCTGTTGATTGCGCGGACCCGGCCTCGCGGCGCCTTCGCGGGTGACACGTACGTGGATACACGAGGCCGCCCGCACCGGCTGGTGGCGGTGTCCACGGTGGACCGGGCCTCGGAGGCGTGGAGCCACCCCGCTCCCGGCGACGCGGTGCGCGACGTGCTGGAGAAGGCGGAGCGGGTGCTGCTCGACGTGGACCTGGACTGCTTCACCTCGCTGAGCGACGCGGACCCGACGACGGTGTTGCCCTGGCCGCGCGCCATCATCCGCGAGTTCCTATTGCCGGAAGGCTCCGAGCCGTTCTGGGACGCGGTGTTGAAGAAGACGGTGGCGCTGACGCTCGCGCGCGAGCCGCATCACTGCGGTGGACTGCTTGCCGGAGGAGCGCTGTTCCAGGACGCGGCGGAGGTGTTGTTCCGGGAGCTGTTGCGCGTCGAGCCTCCGTGA
- a CDS encoding TonB-dependent receptor domain-containing protein, translated as MKHSKALSRVGLLALCLCASQALADARLEARRHFRNGMSLIAKKEYDEGVAELEQAYAIKPHPNVLYNIARAYQDAGRTEKALDAYRRYMTSSPADAASVEATVAALEEKQRALEASAAPEDKSSLPMPPPPASVQSQQQLATLLERLEKAIERAESVPSSGSAGPSTYVPSALPQLSESSSADEGLVPYEERVVTASRRAQSSLEAPNATTVITAEDIRLSGAQTLPELLRRVPGADVMSLGVGSANVSLRGFNQRIANKVLVLVDGRTEYQDFLGLTLWSAIPIGLDEIERIEVIRGPGSALYGANAMLGVINIITQAPGSGPRARFNVTGGTGNSVAGSFLSHGSSGALRYRASVAYSQADKFSRDYGSNRPDIVLRDPDPDIGVRGARGTLSAVYTFSEDKQVGLSGGAYRFNTEIYPLGLLRNYYMDGLTAYAKGDVELGPLKLKTFWNHISGNAGPQYEPIGQRSLALELSSNLFNAELLFARSFQLAGEHQLNVGVEGRLKRVAWNYLGALREEIHAAAFVQDEWRLAEPLSLVASYRVDRHPLLDNGTPGLAHSPRVSALFRPWEGHAFRISAASAFREPTFLESYTRLLVPVQGVPGASGLTTGNTALRPERLTAFELGWRGEFAEVGMDWDVALYQNRVKDLIALSSFERLPPGESYDPATGNYLIGRSRFVNEDSIYTARGAEAGITLAPIDGLGVKASFAFQTISSDLEDKEECGPCSQAPQLKLFGGITYRTQTDLEFGVDVAFTSSTTWIEREPASSDPTRIELISNPLGAYAIINARVGYTAVKDVVEVSLSGSQLGAAHSQHPFGNRIERRVYATLTVTP; from the coding sequence GTGAAACACTCCAAAGCCCTTTCTCGAGTGGGCCTGCTGGCGCTGTGTCTATGCGCATCGCAGGCCCTGGCGGACGCGCGTCTCGAAGCCCGTCGCCACTTCCGCAACGGCATGAGCCTCATCGCGAAGAAGGAGTACGATGAGGGCGTCGCCGAGTTGGAGCAGGCCTACGCCATCAAGCCGCACCCCAACGTCCTCTACAACATCGCCCGCGCCTACCAGGACGCCGGGCGCACGGAGAAGGCGCTGGATGCGTACCGGCGCTACATGACCAGCAGTCCCGCGGACGCGGCCTCCGTCGAGGCCACCGTCGCGGCGCTGGAAGAGAAGCAGCGCGCGCTGGAGGCGTCCGCCGCGCCCGAGGACAAGTCCTCGCTGCCCATGCCTCCCCCTCCCGCCAGCGTCCAGTCGCAGCAGCAGCTGGCCACGCTCCTGGAGCGGCTGGAGAAGGCCATCGAGCGCGCGGAGTCCGTGCCCTCCTCGGGCAGCGCCGGGCCTTCCACATACGTGCCCAGCGCGCTGCCGCAGCTCAGCGAGTCCTCCAGCGCCGACGAGGGCCTGGTGCCCTACGAAGAGCGCGTCGTGACGGCGAGCCGTCGCGCCCAGTCCTCGCTGGAAGCGCCCAACGCCACCACCGTCATCACCGCCGAGGACATCCGCCTGTCGGGCGCGCAGACGCTGCCGGAGCTGCTGCGGCGCGTGCCCGGCGCGGACGTCATGTCGCTGGGTGTCGGCAGCGCCAACGTGTCGCTGCGCGGCTTCAACCAGCGCATCGCCAACAAGGTGCTCGTGCTGGTGGACGGCCGCACCGAGTACCAGGACTTCCTCGGCCTGACGCTGTGGTCCGCCATCCCCATCGGGCTGGATGAAATCGAGCGCATCGAGGTCATCCGTGGCCCGGGCAGCGCGCTGTACGGCGCCAACGCCATGTTGGGCGTCATCAACATCATCACCCAGGCCCCGGGCTCCGGCCCGCGCGCGCGCTTCAACGTCACCGGTGGCACCGGCAACAGCGTGGCGGGTTCGTTCCTCAGCCACGGCAGCTCGGGCGCGCTGCGCTACCGCGCGTCCGTGGCGTACTCGCAGGCGGACAAGTTCAGCCGCGACTACGGCAGCAACCGCCCGGACATCGTGCTCAGGGACCCGGACCCGGACATCGGCGTGCGCGGCGCGCGCGGCACGCTGTCCGCCGTCTACACCTTCTCCGAGGACAAGCAGGTGGGCCTGTCCGGCGGTGCGTACCGCTTCAACACGGAAATCTATCCGCTGGGCCTGCTGCGCAACTACTACATGGACGGCCTCACCGCGTACGCCAAGGGCGACGTGGAGCTGGGCCCCCTCAAGCTGAAGACGTTCTGGAACCACATCTCCGGCAACGCCGGGCCGCAGTACGAGCCCATCGGCCAGCGCTCGCTGGCGCTGGAGCTCAGCTCCAACCTCTTCAACGCGGAACTGCTCTTCGCGCGCTCGTTCCAGCTCGCGGGTGAGCACCAGTTGAACGTGGGCGTGGAGGGTCGCCTCAAGCGCGTGGCCTGGAACTACCTGGGCGCGCTGCGCGAGGAGATTCACGCCGCAGCCTTCGTGCAGGACGAGTGGCGTCTGGCCGAGCCGCTCAGCCTGGTGGCCAGCTACCGCGTGGACCGGCACCCGCTGCTCGACAACGGCACGCCGGGCCTGGCGCACTCGCCTCGCGTGTCCGCGCTGTTCCGTCCGTGGGAAGGCCACGCGTTCCGCATCAGCGCGGCCTCCGCCTTCCGCGAGCCCACCTTCCTGGAGAGCTACACGCGGCTGCTCGTCCCCGTGCAGGGCGTCCCTGGCGCCAGCGGCCTCACCACCGGCAACACGGCGCTGCGCCCCGAGCGCCTCACCGCCTTCGAGCTCGGCTGGCGCGGCGAGTTCGCCGAGGTCGGCATGGACTGGGACGTGGCCCTCTACCAGAACCGGGTGAAGGACCTCATCGCCCTGTCCAGCTTCGAGCGCCTGCCGCCGGGCGAGTCGTATGACCCGGCCACGGGCAACTACCTCATCGGCCGCTCGCGCTTCGTGAACGAGGACTCCATCTACACGGCGCGCGGCGCGGAGGCAGGCATCACCCTGGCCCCCATCGACGGCCTGGGCGTCAAGGCCAGCTTCGCCTTCCAGACCATCTCCTCCGACCTGGAGGACAAGGAGGAGTGCGGCCCGTGCAGCCAGGCGCCGCAGCTCAAGCTGTTCGGCGGCATCACCTACCGCACCCAGACGGACCTGGAGTTCGGCGTGGACGTGGCCTTCACCTCCTCCACCACCTGGATTGAGCGCGAGCCCGCGTCGTCGGACCCCACCCGCATCGAGCTCATCTCCAACCCGCTGGGCGCCTACGCCATCATCAACGCTCGCGTGGGCTACACGGCCGTGAAGGACGTGGTGGAGGTCTCCCTGTCCGGCAGCCAGCTTGGCGCCGCGCACTCCCAACATCCTTTCGGCAACCGCATCGAGCGGCGCGTCTACGCGACGCTGACGGTGACTCCATGA
- a CDS encoding sulfotransferase domain-containing protein, with product MTRAEALRSQPSPRLPDSIQRILALPTQDGRVFSPADIRVEPGDVFVASFPKCGTTWMQQIVHGLRTGGSMDFEEISLVIPWLEFPQLSGVDVGGPQVARPRAFKSHLRWEVIPKGGRYLYITRAPADALVSFYHFLEGWMFEPGAFSVEDLYEGVFLNDLLFGNYWAHLRSWWQVRERDDVLLMTFEDLIEDLEGSVRRIGGFMGLDVDDALAAKVTHQSSFAFMHAHQHQFDDHPTTVALNALAGLPLEVRTTKVRTGRIGDSARLPAAIHAALDAAWREGIEGPLGIPSYAQLRQLLNESRDCASD from the coding sequence ATGACCCGCGCAGAAGCCCTTCGCAGTCAGCCGTCACCTCGCCTGCCCGACTCCATCCAGAGAATCCTGGCCCTGCCCACGCAAGACGGACGCGTCTTCTCCCCCGCCGACATTCGCGTGGAGCCAGGTGATGTCTTCGTCGCGTCGTTTCCCAAGTGCGGCACGACGTGGATGCAGCAAATCGTCCACGGGCTGCGCACGGGAGGCTCCATGGACTTCGAGGAGATCTCCCTCGTCATCCCGTGGCTGGAGTTTCCGCAGCTCTCGGGCGTCGACGTGGGAGGCCCCCAGGTCGCGAGGCCCCGCGCCTTCAAGTCCCACCTGCGCTGGGAGGTGATTCCCAAGGGGGGCCGGTACCTCTACATCACGCGCGCGCCCGCGGATGCGCTCGTGTCCTTCTACCACTTCCTCGAAGGCTGGATGTTCGAGCCCGGCGCCTTCAGCGTGGAGGACCTCTACGAGGGCGTCTTCTTGAACGACCTGCTCTTCGGCAACTACTGGGCCCACCTGCGCTCATGGTGGCAGGTGCGCGAGCGAGACGACGTGCTCCTCATGACCTTCGAGGACCTGATTGAAGACCTGGAGGGCTCCGTCCGCCGCATCGGTGGATTCATGGGACTGGACGTGGATGACGCCCTGGCCGCGAAGGTGACGCATCAGTCCTCCTTCGCCTTCATGCACGCGCACCAGCACCAGTTCGATGACCACCCCACCACGGTGGCCCTCAACGCGCTCGCGGGACTGCCCCTCGAGGTCCGGACCACCAAGGTCCGCACCGGCCGCATCGGCGACTCGGCGAGGCTGCCCGCCGCCATCCACGCGGCGCTCGACGCCGCGTGGCGAGAAGGAATCGAAGGCCCGCTCGGCATCCCCAGCTATGCCCAGTTGAGGCAGTTGCTGAACGAGTCCCGCGACTGCGCCAGCGACTAG
- a CDS encoding winged helix-turn-helix transcriptional regulator, with protein MGKKTSQGECPVGRAVDVFGDEWSLLIVRDVFDGLRRFGELQKNLGMAKNILASRLRKLVEHGILEVVPASDGSAFHEYALTPKGQDLFRVIVAMRQWGEEHCFEPDEPHSVLVDTQSGRPVPRMELRAKDGRRIESLDAVVKKVSEQKPRSKR; from the coding sequence ATGGGGAAGAAGACGAGCCAGGGCGAGTGCCCCGTCGGGCGGGCTGTGGATGTGTTCGGCGATGAGTGGTCGCTGCTCATCGTCCGCGACGTGTTCGATGGCCTGCGCCGCTTCGGCGAGCTCCAGAAGAACCTGGGCATGGCCAAGAACATCCTCGCGTCGAGGCTGCGCAAGCTCGTCGAGCACGGCATCCTGGAGGTGGTGCCCGCCTCCGACGGGAGCGCGTTCCACGAGTACGCCCTGACGCCCAAGGGCCAGGACTTGTTCCGAGTCATCGTCGCGATGAGGCAGTGGGGAGAGGAGCACTGCTTCGAGCCGGACGAGCCCCACTCCGTCCTCGTCGACACCCAGAGCGGGCGTCCGGTCCCCCGGATGGAGCTGCGCGCGAAGGACGGCCGGCGCATCGAATCCTTGGATGCCGTGGTGAAGAAGGTCTCCGAGCAGAAGCCGCGCTCGAAGCGCTGA
- a CDS encoding MFS transporter has protein sequence MRAEQAMGEQGGGLSRAVTFLLAVACGLAVANVYYAQPLLDAMAAELGLREATVGIVVTVTQVGYGLGLLLVVPLGDLVERRRLVTLQMSLSVVALVVVSLAPTVTVLLTGMAAVGLFAVVTQVLVAFSATLATPAERGRVVGTVTSGVVLGILSARTVAGFVSDFAGWRAVYGVSAVATLAVAVALFRVLPREQVQRRLSYPQLLRSVLTLFVEERELRVRAVLALLTFASLTTLWTPLVLLLGAPPHSLSHSEVGLFGLAGVAGALAASRAGRLADRGLGNGTTTAALVLLLVSWVPIGWAASSLWALGLGIITLDLAIQALHVTGQSELYAVRPEARSRLVAGYMMFYSLGSGAGSLASTVVFSKWGWMGVSVQGAALSAVALGFWAFSRK, from the coding sequence GTGCGAGCGGAGCAGGCGATGGGAGAGCAGGGAGGCGGGCTGTCGCGGGCCGTCACCTTCCTGCTCGCGGTGGCGTGCGGACTGGCGGTGGCGAACGTGTACTACGCGCAGCCGCTGCTGGATGCGATGGCGGCGGAGTTGGGGCTGCGCGAGGCCACGGTGGGCATCGTCGTGACGGTGACACAGGTGGGGTACGGCCTGGGGCTGCTCCTGGTGGTGCCGCTGGGGGACCTGGTGGAGCGCCGGCGGCTGGTCACCTTGCAGATGTCGTTGTCGGTGGTGGCGCTCGTGGTGGTGAGCCTGGCGCCCACGGTGACGGTGCTGCTCACGGGCATGGCGGCGGTGGGGTTGTTCGCCGTCGTGACGCAGGTGCTGGTGGCGTTCTCCGCGACGCTCGCGACTCCCGCCGAGCGGGGAAGGGTGGTCGGCACGGTGACGAGTGGCGTGGTGCTGGGCATCCTCTCGGCGCGCACGGTGGCGGGCTTCGTGTCGGACTTCGCCGGGTGGCGCGCGGTGTATGGTGTCTCCGCGGTGGCGACGTTGGCGGTCGCCGTGGCCCTCTTCAGGGTCCTGCCGCGTGAGCAGGTGCAGCGCCGGTTGTCCTATCCCCAGCTCTTGCGCTCGGTGCTCACCTTGTTCGTGGAGGAGCGCGAGTTGAGGGTGCGCGCGGTGCTCGCGCTCTTGACGTTCGCCTCGCTCACGACGCTGTGGACGCCGCTGGTGCTCCTGCTCGGCGCTCCGCCGCATTCGCTGTCACATTCGGAGGTCGGACTGTTCGGCCTCGCGGGCGTGGCGGGCGCACTGGCGGCTTCGCGTGCGGGGCGGCTGGCGGACCGAGGGTTGGGGAATGGGACGACCACCGCCGCGCTCGTCCTGCTGCTGGTGTCGTGGGTGCCCATCGGCTGGGCCGCCTCGTCCTTGTGGGCGCTGGGCCTGGGCATCATCACCCTGGACCTCGCCATCCAGGCGCTGCACGTCACCGGTCAGAGCGAGCTGTACGCGGTGCGTCCGGAGGCTCGCAGCCGTCTGGTCGCGGGCTACATGATGTTCTATTCGCTCGGCAGCGGCGCGGGCTCACTCGCCTCGACGGTGGTCTTCTCGAAGTGGGGCTGGATGGGGGTGAGCGTGCAAGGCGCGGCCTTGTCGGCGGTGGCCCTGGGGTTCTGGGCCTTCTCGCGGAAATGA
- a CDS encoding OsmC family protein — protein sequence MEGFPLRLKWRGSTAGEYSRDAAAGADGKPDLLLSAGTGYGGDGARWNPEDLLGASLAQCHLLTFLALAKKLRLDVRDYDDSVTVILEAVDKVKRVTKVRLAPVIRVAPRTDVEKVREMFFKAHKYCFIGQSITAEVVMEPTIEVLPA from the coding sequence GTGGAAGGGTTTCCATTGCGGCTCAAGTGGCGAGGCTCCACGGCGGGCGAGTACAGCCGCGACGCGGCGGCGGGCGCGGACGGCAAGCCGGACCTGCTGTTGAGCGCGGGGACGGGGTACGGCGGGGATGGTGCCCGCTGGAATCCGGAGGACCTGCTGGGCGCCTCGCTGGCGCAGTGCCACCTGCTCACCTTCCTGGCACTGGCGAAGAAGCTGCGGCTGGACGTGCGCGACTACGACGACTCGGTGACGGTGATTCTCGAGGCGGTGGACAAGGTGAAGCGGGTGACGAAGGTCCGCCTGGCGCCCGTCATCCGCGTGGCGCCCCGGACGGATGTGGAGAAGGTGCGCGAGATGTTCTTCAAGGCGCACAAGTACTGCTTCATCGGGCAGAGCATCACCGCCGAGGTGGTGATGGAGCCGACCATCGAAGTGCTGCCGGCCTAG
- a CDS encoding serine/threonine protein kinase encodes MIESNAPTNGAPPEMVDPLLGRVLNERFRILETLGAGGMGRVYKAVQAPLDRLVALKVLNPHYNDEGKDPGFQKRFFLEASVTAKLRHPNTVTVIDYGKTEDGIYYIAMEYLDGLTLSQLLTQVGPLPWARALNITQQVARSLREAHKVGLIHRDLKPANVMVLNQETDHDIVKVLDFGLVKSFIGEADIQDTSLTQAGIILGSPQYMAPEQARNIADPRSDVYSMGVVLYQMLMGQPPFLAAQSIDVIVKHINEPPPAFGAIWPEHGCPAEVEALVMKCLAKQPADRYQSMDHVLEAMRRLAHAVGVSGVFSGPRLTGTGSGPRSGPINGPMTSGARSGPSTMALDIAVEEPAPKPARRLWPLALVGGVLLVGGGGAALFASRSSAPQPMAPAPAASAQNPTKPVDPDAPEAPTKAPPPATALGSDGDELALAPLVPTNGPSVRFVIDSEPSGARVRYRGKDLGTTPVNLKVPQEDDGTARAELTFTLEGYQPATVTAVGSGSEKPFLQKLKKKSSPRPTRPASDSNDKFKDNPY; translated from the coding sequence ATGATCGAAAGCAACGCCCCGACGAATGGCGCCCCACCGGAGATGGTGGACCCGCTCTTGGGCCGGGTCCTCAACGAACGCTTCCGCATCCTGGAGACCCTGGGTGCCGGAGGCATGGGCCGCGTCTACAAAGCCGTGCAGGCACCGTTGGACCGTCTCGTCGCGCTGAAGGTCCTCAACCCTCACTACAACGACGAGGGCAAGGACCCGGGCTTCCAGAAGCGCTTCTTCCTGGAGGCCAGCGTCACCGCGAAGCTGCGCCACCCCAACACCGTCACCGTCATCGACTACGGCAAGACGGAGGACGGCATCTACTACATCGCGATGGAGTACCTGGACGGGCTCACGCTCAGCCAGTTGCTCACGCAGGTGGGGCCGTTGCCGTGGGCGCGCGCGCTCAACATCACGCAGCAGGTGGCCCGCTCGCTGCGCGAGGCGCACAAGGTCGGCCTCATCCACCGGGACCTCAAGCCCGCCAACGTCATGGTCCTCAACCAGGAGACGGACCACGACATCGTCAAGGTGCTCGACTTCGGCCTGGTGAAGTCCTTCATCGGCGAAGCCGACATCCAGGACACCTCGCTCACCCAGGCCGGCATCATCCTGGGCTCGCCGCAGTACATGGCGCCGGAGCAGGCGCGCAACATCGCCGACCCGCGCAGCGACGTGTACAGCATGGGCGTGGTGCTCTATCAGATGCTGATGGGCCAGCCGCCCTTCCTCGCGGCCCAGAGCATCGACGTCATCGTCAAGCACATCAACGAGCCGCCTCCCGCCTTCGGCGCCATCTGGCCCGAACACGGCTGCCCCGCGGAAGTCGAAGCGCTGGTGATGAAGTGCCTGGCGAAGCAACCCGCGGACCGCTACCAGTCCATGGACCACGTGCTGGAGGCCATGCGCCGCCTCGCGCACGCGGTGGGCGTCAGCGGCGTCTTCAGCGGCCCGCGCCTGACGGGCACCGGCAGTGGCCCTCGCAGCGGCCCCATCAACGGCCCCATGACCTCTGGCGCGCGGTCCGGCCCCAGCACCATGGCGCTGGACATCGCCGTCGAGGAGCCTGCCCCCAAGCCCGCGCGTCGCCTCTGGCCGCTGGCCCTCGTCGGTGGCGTGCTGCTCGTGGGTGGCGGCGGCGCGGCGCTGTTCGCCTCGCGTTCCTCCGCGCCCCAGCCGATGGCGCCCGCCCCGGCGGCCTCCGCACAGAATCCGACGAAGCCCGTGGACCCCGACGCGCCCGAGGCCCCCACCAAGGCCCCGCCACCCGCCACCGCGCTGGGCTCCGATGGAGACGAGCTGGCGCTGGCGCCGCTCGTCCCGACCAACGGCCCCTCGGTCCGGTTCGTCATCGACAGCGAGCCGAGCGGCGCGCGCGTGCGCTACCGCGGCAAGGACCTGGGCACCACGCCCGTGAACCTCAAGGTGCCTCAGGAGGATGATGGCACCGCTCGCGCGGAGCTGACCTTCACGTTGGAGGGCTACCAGCCCGCCACCGTGACGGCGGTCGGCTCTGGCAGCGAGAAGCCCTTCCTCCAAAAGCTCAAGAAGAAGTCGAGTCCCCGGCCCACGCGGCCTGCTTCTGACTCGAACGACAAATTCAAGGACAACCCCTACTAG
- a CDS encoding cobalamin-binding protein, whose protein sequence is MNVHLTELLSSAPPYPRRVVCMTEETTEVLYRIGAGELVVGVSGFTVRPPEARKKPRVSSFLDANFERILELKPDLVLGFSDLQADLGRELCKRGVPVYLFNQRSLAEILQTVRLIGALVGRAEAAEKLADELTANLERHSDAAQSLPRRPRIFFEEWHEPLISGIRWCSELVEVVGGEDICRESRASQGAKGRIFEPEEVARRNPEGVIASWCGRKAKRDKIASRPGWAQVRAVVDDQLYEVKSSLILQPGPAALSDGVEKLARIVAAIARGEKLPVPKGADLRGA, encoded by the coding sequence ATGAACGTCCACCTGACCGAGTTGCTTTCCTCCGCGCCACCGTACCCGCGCCGGGTGGTGTGCATGACGGAGGAGACGACGGAGGTGCTCTACCGCATCGGGGCGGGGGAGCTGGTGGTGGGCGTGTCGGGCTTCACGGTGCGGCCGCCGGAGGCGCGCAAGAAGCCTCGGGTGTCGTCGTTCCTCGACGCGAACTTCGAGCGCATCCTGGAGCTGAAGCCGGATCTGGTGCTGGGGTTCTCCGACCTGCAGGCGGACCTAGGCCGCGAGCTGTGCAAGCGGGGCGTGCCGGTCTACCTGTTCAACCAGCGCTCGTTGGCGGAAATCCTCCAGACGGTGCGGCTGATAGGGGCGCTGGTGGGGCGGGCGGAGGCGGCGGAGAAGCTGGCCGACGAACTGACGGCGAACCTGGAGCGGCACTCGGACGCGGCGCAGTCGCTTCCCCGCAGGCCGCGCATCTTCTTCGAGGAGTGGCACGAGCCGCTCATCTCCGGAATCCGCTGGTGCTCGGAGCTGGTGGAGGTGGTGGGCGGCGAGGACATCTGTCGCGAGTCACGTGCCTCCCAAGGGGCGAAGGGCCGCATCTTCGAGCCGGAGGAGGTCGCGCGCAGGAATCCCGAGGGCGTCATCGCGAGCTGGTGTGGCCGCAAGGCGAAGCGGGACAAGATTGCGTCGAGGCCGGGCTGGGCGCAGGTGCGAGCGGTGGTGGATGACCAGCTCTACGAGGTGAAGAGCAGCCTCATCCTCCAGCCGGGGCCGGCGGCGCTGTCCGATGGAGTGGAGAAGCTGGCGCGCATCGTCGCGGCGATTGCGCGAGGCGAGAAGCTCCCGGTGCCCAAGGGCGCCGACTTGCGTGGCGCCTGA